The proteins below are encoded in one region of Antennarius striatus isolate MH-2024 chromosome 7, ASM4005453v1, whole genome shotgun sequence:
- the LOC137599437 gene encoding ubiquitin carboxyl-terminal hydrolase 12-like isoform X1, with protein MTSTFKTLPENLILQLKRFKVTPSMNIVKRFDSVNITPEIEVPTELNDRHYKLVSAIVHSGLSMHAGHYRSFGLDLEQKSGRQWLCYDDDIVKPRSTEYVQEKLKKSSYILFYQKQVRTTRHTSLQRWNRESVSKCQRFVERIGLGQQRRSSSCLSSAETK; from the exons ATGACATCCACCTTCAAGACTCTGCCCGA GAATCTGATCTTACAGCTGAAGCGCTTCAAAGTCACGCCGTCCATGAACATAGTGAAGCGGTTTGACTCCGTCAACATCACCCCAGAGATTGAAGTCCCCACTGAGCTg AATGATAGACATTACAAGCTGGTCAGTGCCATCGTCCATTCTGGTTTATCGATGCATGCAG GGCACTACCGGAGCTTTGGACTGGACCTGGAGCAGAAGTCGGGCCGCCAGTGGCTCTGCTACGACGACGACATCGTCAAACCCAGAAGTACCGAGTATGTGCAAgaaaaactgaagaagtctTCCTACATCCTTTTCTACCAGAAACAGGTCAGAACCACACGTCATACCAGTCTACAGCGGTGGAACCGGGAGTCGGTCTCCAAGTGTCAGCGCTTCGTGGAAAGGATTGGACTTGGGCAACAACGTCGGTCTTCTTCTTGTTTGTCCTCCGCAGAAACAAAATGA
- the LOC137599437 gene encoding ubiquitin carboxyl-terminal hydrolase 46-like isoform X2, with translation MTSTFKTLPENLILQLKRFKVTPSMNIVKRFDSVNITPEIEVPTELNDRHYKLVSAIVHSGLSMHAGHYRSFGLDLEQKSGRQWLCYDDDIVKPRSTEYVQEKLKKSSYILFYQKQKQNEGERSTRTPHPPA, from the exons ATGACATCCACCTTCAAGACTCTGCCCGA GAATCTGATCTTACAGCTGAAGCGCTTCAAAGTCACGCCGTCCATGAACATAGTGAAGCGGTTTGACTCCGTCAACATCACCCCAGAGATTGAAGTCCCCACTGAGCTg AATGATAGACATTACAAGCTGGTCAGTGCCATCGTCCATTCTGGTTTATCGATGCATGCAG GGCACTACCGGAGCTTTGGACTGGACCTGGAGCAGAAGTCGGGCCGCCAGTGGCTCTGCTACGACGACGACATCGTCAAACCCAGAAGTACCGAGTATGTGCAAgaaaaactgaagaagtctTCCTACATCCTTTTCTACCAGAAACAG AAACAAAATGAAGGGGAGCGCAGCACAAGAACACCCCACCCTCCAGCGTGA
- the LOC137599062 gene encoding complement factor H-related protein 1-like, protein MQSSLLLFLLQLSGCFQLSQSQGGQNCSECLSVERCSNLPVIPHAFVSEETRKDEYGEGDVIRFTCDLGYISFPTTRFKCAAEGWKAIHHGTCYLKPCQLPDNTPNGYFRLIHGSDFVFGATIKYFCNDGYEMISRQDTRTCLLDNWTNHVPICEPLSCNLPPADGRVTITGLPENDNPILPNRFVTFSCDDPRKYLNGSSRLICRRDGQWDKPFPTCEDITCKVGEIHSQLHAAGLPTGNTTIIIGHKLHFRCSNQYDLEGSVQIECLQTGEWTAPFPTCVGRCTVRGVPNGVRITTTLQYQRVRKGQKLKFACRRHDHFLQGKAEVQCLGDEQWSSPFPTCEVPLGCNNPLNLADGDVKETLKNFYSHNERVEYICQTLFTMSGQPFRTCINGEWIGDLRCLRPCTVDSDLMRRYNIDFKHSDDKKLYAPHLDMIEFKCVGQTRPVGTVGMRQQCNDGLIRFPTCI, encoded by the exons ATGCAATCGTCTttactcctcttccttctccagcTGTCCGGGTGTTTTCAGCTTTCTCAATCACAGGGTGGACAAAATTGTTCCGAATGCTTGTCTGTGGAGCGTTGCTCAAACCTCCCGGTTATTCCTCACGCCTTTGTGTCGGAAGAAACAAGGAAAGATGAGTACGGAGAAGGAGACGTGATCCGTTTCACCTGTGACCTGGGTTATATATCGTTTCCCACGACCAGATTTAAATGTGCTGCTGAGGGCTGGAAGGCGATCCATCATGGGACGTGCTACT TGAAGCCATGTCAGCTTCCTGACAACACACCCAATGGTTATTTTCGACTCATCCACGGCTCAGACTTTGTGTTTGGAGCAACGATCAAATACTTTTGTAATGATGG GTATGAAATGATAAGTAGACAAGACACCAGGACCTGTCTGCTGGACAACTGGACCAATCATGTGCCGATATGTGAAC CGTTGAGCTGCAACCTCCCACCTGCAGATGGACGAGTCACAATAACAGGCTTACCGGAAAACGACAATCCCATATTGCCCAACCGTTTCGTCACATTCTCTTGCGATGATCCAAGAAAATACCTGAACGGCAGCTCAAGACTGATCTGCCGTCGAGATGGACAGTGGGATAAACCGTTTCCCACCTGTGAag ACATCACCTGTAAAGTTGGTGAGATACACAGTCAACTCCATGCAGCGGGACtaccaacaggaaacacaaccatCATCATTGGACATAAATTACACTTTCGATGCAGCAATCAATATGATCTGGAAGGCTCGGTACAAATTGAGTGCCTACAAACCGGGGAGTGGACCGCACCATTCCCCACCTGTGTTG GACGATGTACAGTGAGGGGTGTACCAAACGGTGTACGCATCACCACAACGCTACAATACCAGAGAGTCCGAAAAGGACAGAAACTAAAGTTTGCTTGCCGCCGGCACGACCACTTTCTTCAAGGGAAGGCAGAAGTTCAATGTTTAGGCGACGAGCAGTGGAGCAGTCCCTTTCCAACATGTGAAG TTCCGCTGGGTTGTAATAACCCACTGAATCTCGCAGACGGAGACGTCAAGGAAACGCTCAAGAATTTTTACAGTCACAATGAAAGGGTAGAGTACATCTGTCAGACTCTCTTCACCATGTCGGGCCAGCCTTTCAGGACCTGCATCAACGGCGAATGGATCGGAGATTTGAGATGTCTCA GACCCTGCACTGTGGATAGTGACCTCATGAGACGATATAATATTGACTTCAAGCACAGCGACGATAAAAAGCTGTACGCACCCCATCTGGACATGATTGAGTTCAAGTGTGTTGGACAAACACGACCAGTCGGTACCGTGGGCATGCGTCAGCAGTGTAATGATGGTCTGATCCGTTTTCCCACTTGTATATAA